Proteins encoded in a region of the Podospora pseudopauciseta strain CBS 411.78 chromosome 6, whole genome shotgun sequence genome:
- a CDS encoding hypothetical protein (EggNog:ENOG503PF65), with the protein MHRYIKAFEEKTEAINSLEAKAVRRTEHRAKVACGSLEVVVHSLLLIERGDKTLSRQSSTIVETLDSTAAKFSNLSKVSEENMWELGVEAGDCMELKDSVGCFLDNLKAKISELNSFVPHVFDQKARQDRLVDERRSREKALADHYRNAQNALGNVGNVIANFFDRAVMRNARHRLKLAHTALADNRREQERAQSMSRAYYQLAMTVRNLSAAIYSLQIALEKLQQDIGEKYSYVTDKQSAETRLCRGLLDLRNQIVSGDWTTTRDHSLQVVLKLLTAGDGVLIPRRHYEQVQARIRDSITAKLGNGAVQKLIDNVPMHVDGSDAALEY; encoded by the exons ATGCACCGATATATCAAGGCTTTTGAAGAGAAGACTGAGGCTATAAATTCACTCGAGGCAAAAGCTGTCCGGCGGACCGAACACAGAGCCAAAGTCGCCTGCGGATCGCTCGAGGTGGTTGTCCACTCTCTGCTGCTCATCGAGAGAGGAGACAAGACGCTATCTCGCCAAAGCAGCACCATTGTGGAAACACTGGACTCCACAGCTGCCAAGTTCTCGAACCTCAGTAAGGTATCAGAGGAAAACATGTGGGAGCTTGGTGTCGAGGCAGGAGACTGCATGGAGCTGAAAGACAGCGTCGGGTGCTttctcgacaacctcaaggccaagatcTCTGAACTAAACAGCTTTGTTCCACACGTTTTTGATCAAAAGGCTCGACAGGATCGCCTAGTTGACGAAAGGCGTAGTCGTGAAAAGGCTCTTGCAGATCACTATCGGAATGCTCAAAACGCGTTGGGC AACGTCGGAAATGTGATTGCCAACTTTTTTGACCGCGCTGTCATGCGAAATGCTAGGCACCGCCTCAAGCTCGCCCacaccgccctcgccgacAACCGGAGGGAGCAAGAGCGGGCACAAAGCATGAGCAGGGCTTATTACCAGCTTGCCATGACTGTGAGAAACCTCAGCGCTGCTATCTACAGCCTTCAGATCGCTCTGGAGAAGCTCCAACAGGATATTGGCGAGAAGTACAGCTACGTGACAGATAAGCAGAGTGCCGAGACTCGTCTCTGCCGCGGGCTTCTTGATCTGCGCAACCAGATTGTGTCTGGGGACTGGACTACCACGCGTGACCATTCGCTGCAGGTCGTGCTCAAGCTGCTCACCGCTGGCGATGGTGTGTTAATTCCCAGACGACACTACGAGCAAGTCCAGGCACGCATCAGGGACAGTATCACGGCCAAGTTGGGGAATGGGGCAGTACAGAAGCTGATAGACAACGTGCCGATGCATGTCGATGGGTCAGATGCTGCTTTGGAGTATTGA
- a CDS encoding hypothetical protein (COG:S; EggNog:ENOG503PDDM): MIHLNHLLSPSTFNSCNSSEEIIMSAQAAIHKAAKELSKLFETIDKTASSTTASWEDVLLDNARRVSTPLVIQMLTQMGIDLYGTKSVAPFRLFENACGAGVVAPVLQRTIKADVLAKSSILCGDFSTPCIGLIEKRIKEEGWVNTEVERIDAQKTKLPSASFDYVTTNIGFHVVPDSEAALDETIRILKPGGVLGFTTWHLPPTWVNDIREAFASFPFEAPYTWALQMTAWGKWSDVYWVRKTLAAKGLEDVSVDIYAHLSKVDNAEYFVGQFAMMLDWIMDSAWSGELRKAHPREEVQGLVKNYLEEKYEGGPWDVSWVSVIASARRPL; encoded by the exons ATGATTCATCTCAATCATTTACTATCACCATCCACATTTAATAGTTGCAATAGTAGCGAAGAAATCATCATGTCCGCCCAAGCTGCCATCCACAAAGCCGCCAAAGAGCTCAGCAAGCTCTTTGAAACCATCGACAAAACCGCCTCCTCTACCACCGCATCTTGGGAGGatgtcctcctcgacaacgCACGCCGAGTCAGCACCCCACTTGTTATCCAGATGCTCACCCAGATGGGCATTGACTTGTATGGAACCAAATCGGTCGCCCCATTCAGGCTGTTTGAAAATGCCTGTGGAGCAGGTGTCGTGGCTCCTGTGCTTCAAAGGACTATCAAGGCAGATGTCTTGGCCAAGAGCAGCATTCTGTGCGGCGACTTCTCCACCCCTTGTATAGGGCTGATTGAGAAGAggatcaaggaggaggggtgggtgaaTACTGAGGTGGAGAGAATCGATGCCCAG AAAACGAAACTGCCATCAGCAAGCTTCGACTATGTGACGACCAATATTGGGTTCCATGTCGTCCCTGACTCGGAAGCGGCTCTCGACG AAACTATCCGCATTCTCAAGCCGGGCGGTGTTCTTGGCTTCACCACCTggcacctccccccaacctgGGTCAACGACATCCGAGAAGCCTTTGCATCTTTCCCCTTTGAGGCACCATACACCTGGGCCCTGCAGATGACGGCCTGGGGTAAATGGTCTGATGTCTACTGGGTCCGGAAAACGCTCGCTGCCAAGGGGCTGGAGGATGTCAGTGTTGATATCTATGCTCACCTTAGCAAGGTGGACAACGCCGAGTATTTCGTCGGCCAGTTTGCCATGATGCTCGACTGGATTATGGATAGCGCTTGGAGTGGGGAGTTGAGGAAAGCGCAcccgagggaggaggtgcaggggttggtgaagaactATCTGGAGGAGAAGTACGAGGGTGGACCGTGGGATGTCAGTTGGGTCTCGGTCATTGCTAGCGCAAGGAGGCCTTTGTAG
- a CDS encoding hypothetical protein (EggNog:ENOG503P8II; COG:S): MAALVKNAAGMVARNPGTAAVAGVVTVGAVALAAPLAIAAPVLAAVGFTAEGVAATSIAAGIQAGIGNVVGGSVFAICQSAAAGGAGAAAVATGTQVVGGVAAAGAALGKFLWGRGRERE, translated from the exons ATGGCTGCCCTCGTCAAGAACGCCGCGGGAATGGTAGCCCGCAATCCCGGGACTGCCGCCGTCGCTGGGGTTGTTACTGTCGGTGCAGTTGCGCTTGCTGCTCCGCTTGCGATTGCTGCGCCGGTtctggctgctgttgggttTACTGCTGAGGGCGTTGCTGCTA CTTCCATCGCCGCCGGAATCCAAGCTGGCATCGGAAACGTCGTCGGAGGTAGCGTGTTCGCCATTTGCCAgagcgctgctgctggaggagctggagcggCGGCTGTTGCGACGGGTACacaggttgttgggggggttgctgctgcggggGCTGCGTTGGGCAAGTTCctctggggaagggggcgagAGAGAGAATGA
- the ESF1 gene encoding pre-rRNA-processing protein esf1 (COG:S; EggNog:ENOG503NU82; BUSCO:EOG09261FAX), translated as MPKPTKKNAGAASSIKDARFANFETDPRFQLPSKRNIKTKLDKRFSKVLNDDEFLATAKVDRYGRKLETDSKKKALERLYEDEEESGEDEEEVVDGEVERDDIVRRELEKADKKYDPARDGGFSSSEEDSDSESDGEDQPEVDDGEEESRPGIRLRREKEDVPEGEITNRFAVVNIDWDHIKSVDLMALFSSFVPPGGRIERVSIYPSEFGKERMQREELEGPPQEIFKKGKGKNSDDSGEDSEGFSDEDEDDDDEDSDEDSDEEVKRELLAEGDDKDFDSDKLRTYQLDRLRYYYAVAVCSDKGTAHKIYEATDGTEYLSSSNFLDLRFIPDDTTFDDEPRDECTAVPPGYKPVDFVTDALQHSKVKLTWDMHPEEVNRKEQIKKAFSGSKNDIAENDLRAYLASDSSDDGEDFEDEEEGPEAAADAAGGEEEEAEKPLDKKELARRKMRAALGLPEEPTTKKSKSPAPAGAMEITFTPALSDSNNKKPVEEETTIEKYKRRERERKEAKRQKMLARRNGGDPDRMGESDVEEVAAAGDNAGGGDLGFDDPFFTSEPVEKSKSAIRKEERLKKRAEKEKEEKASKAAKAQLELLMADEKGDADHLDHFDMREVIKAEKQKGKKGKKNKGKKATDGEGEKDGLQDGFKMDVEDERFKAVFESHEFAIDPSNPKFKATEGMKKLLEEGRKKRKAGYREGEEVVVREKKKVKKDDGDGDGGELSSLVEAVKRKAKAGKK; from the coding sequence ATGCCCAAACCAACAAAAAAGAACGCCGGTGCGGCGTCCAGTATCAAGGACGCCCGGTTTGCCAATTTCGAGACCGATCCCCGATTCCAATTGCCCTCGAAAAGAAACatcaagaccaagcttgACAAGCGGTTCTCCAAAGTGCTCAACGATGACGAGTTTTTGGCTACGGCCAAGGTGGATCGCTACGGGCGGAAATTAGAGACTGAttcgaagaagaaggcgttggagaggttgtatgaggatgaggaggagtctggggaggacgaggaggaggtggtggatggggaggtggagagggatgatATTGTTCGTCGCGAGCTCGAGAAGGCTGATAAGAAATATGATCCGGCGAGAGATGGCGGTTTTAGCTCCTCGGAGGAGGATTCGGACTCTGAGTCGGATGGGGAAGATCAGCCAgaggtggatgatggggaggaggagtcgcGACCTGGGATtcggttgaggagggagaaggaggatgtgcCGGAGGGTGAGATCACCAATCGGTTTGCGGTGGTGAATATCGACTGGGATCACATCAAGTCTGTGGATCTGATGGCGCTTTTTAGCAGTTTCGTGCCGCCAGGGGGGAGGATTGAGAGGGTGTCGATCTACCCCAGTGAGTTCGGCAAGGAAAGGATGCAAAGAGAGGAGCTCGAGGGCCCACCACAAGAGATCttcaagaagggcaagggcaagaacAGCGATGATAGCGGTGAGGACTCAGAGGGTTTCagtgacgaggatgaggatgatgatgacgaggactCTGACGAAGATTCTGACGAGGAGGTTAAGAGGGAGCTGTTAGCTGAGGGCGACGACAAGGACTTTGATAGCGACAAGTTGCGGACATACCAGCTCGACAGGTTACGGTACTACTACGCCGTGGCCGTCTGCTCCGACAAGGGCACAGCGCACAAGATTTACGAGGCCACCGACGGCACCGAAtatctctcctcctccaacttcctcGACCTGCGATTTATCCCCGACGATACCACCTTTGACGACGAGCCAAGAGACGAGTGCACCGCTGTGCCACCGGGGTACAAGCCAGTCGACTTCGTCACCGACGCGCTGCAACACTCCAAGGTGAAGCTCACCTGGGATATGCACCCGGAAGAGGTCAACAGGAAAGAACAGATCAAGAAAGCCTTTTCCGGCAGCAAAAATGACATTGCTGAAAATGACCTCCGTGCCTACCTTGCGAGCGACAGCTCCGACGATGGGGAAGActttgaagatgaagaggagggaccagaagccgccgccgatgctgctggaggcgaggaagaagaagccgaaAAGCCCCTCGACAAAAAGGAACTCGCCCGCCGGAAAATGCGCGCTGCTCTGGGCCTTCCCGAGGAGCCCACGACCAAAAAGTCCAAGTCTCCCGCCCCGGCGGGCGCGATGGAAATTACGTTTACACCTGCCCTGTCAGATTCGAATAACAAGAAGcctgtggaagaggagacCACAATCGAGAAGTACAAGCGCCGCGAGCGCGAGAGGAAGGAAGCCAAGAGGCAAAAGATGCTTGCCAGACGCAACGGTGGTGATCCTGACAGGATGGGCGAATCTGATGTCGAAgaagttgctgctgccggggACAACGCGGGTGGCGGAGACCTCGGCTTTGACGACCCCTTTTTCACTTCTGAGCCCGTCGAGAAGTCCAAGTCTGCCATCCGCAAGGAGGAGCGGCTCAAGAAAcgggcggagaaggagaaggaagagaaggcTAGCAAGGCTGCCAAGGCGCAGCTGGAGCTGCTTATGGCTGATGAGAAGGGTGATGCGGACCATCTGGATCACTTTGACatgagggaggtgatcaAAGCGGAGAAGCAAaagggcaagaaggggaagaagaacaaggggaagaaggcgacggacggggagggggagaaggacgGGTTGCAGGATGGGTTCAAGATGGACGTGGAGGATGAGCGATTCAAGGCCGTGTTTGAGAGCCATGAGTTTGCTATTGATCCTTCCAATCCGAAGTTCAAGGCCACCgaggggatgaagaagttgttggaggaagggaggaagaagaggaaggccgGGTatagggagggagaggaggtggtggtgagggagaagaagaaggtgaagaaggatgatggtgatggtgatgggggggagtTGAGTAGtttggtggaggcggtgaagaggaaggcgaagGCGGGGAAGAAGTAA
- a CDS encoding hypothetical protein (EggNog:ENOG503P8ZX; COG:O): MSEPEQDYLLPDEWNGRVVYLFSESTGNVLDLHGGQSHNGNKVQGWQYLGSKAQQWRLQKVDSGPFGAWVLHNVASGTVLDLDGGSPDDCTKIMGWKYYAGNGNQEWLIITKKYNNGSQCILQNRNSFTVADMSEGKRDNGNPVIGYQREAWNKNQLWRMKIA, from the exons ATGTCAGAACCCGAGCAAGACTACCTCCTCCCTGATGAATGGAACGGCCGCGTGGTCTACCTCTTCAGCGAATCCACAGGCAATGTCCTCGATCTCCATGGCG GACAATCTCACAACGGAAACAAAGTCCAAGGGTGGCAATACCTAGGTAGCAAGGCGCAGCAATGGCGATTGCAAAAAGTCGATTCAGGGCCTTTCGGGGCTTGGGTTCTTCACAATGTTGCGTCTGGGA CTGTACTGGACCTCGACGGTGGTAGCCCAGATGACTGCACCAAAATAATGGGGTGGAAGTATTATGCTGGAAACGGAAATCAAGAATGGTTGATCATTACCAAGAAGTATAACAACGGGTCACAGTGCAT ACTCCAGAACAGGAATTCTTTCACTGTGGCTGACATGTCGGAAGGAAAGCGGGATAATGG AAACCCTGTTATTGGCTATCAGAGAGAGGCTTGGAATAAGAATCAGTtgtggaggatgaagatTGCGTAG
- a CDS encoding hypothetical protein (EggNog:ENOG503PU7A), translating to MAANTLTPSQFNTLFNSLTAIDRRLSRIEAVLKISQNPNFGGGAAPSGGGGPAQVPAGGGVSGVAPASAGPPAPGAPGGPPPPPPPQSLSQGGQQQPPQQQQQQQQQQSQQSQPTQPQQHLAYQQHAIPQQPQQPIIPLEPPPPNFVINSRAAMQATLDAWTLPRGYSMRIAGAKVTGKRKVRWVCFRGGEARHHRPPVDPSVFVKAKEEGRRKPTTDRTSKKCGCLFKFEVIETAKDSDVWVLHYPNEEHKVHNHGPSTDTSDPRARKLPDFVSAEVDGWLREGRLVSQIQEELRRRGYVNVLNTDLYNRKRLLKKEESQQQQQGNHAQGGGQTGQQVVR from the coding sequence ATGGCAGCAAACACCCTGACCCCCAGCCAGTTCAACACCTTGTTCAACTCCCTCACTGCCATCGACCGCCGCCTCAGTCGCATCGAGGCTGTCCTCAAGATCAGCCAGAACCCAaactttggtggtggtgcagcacctagcggtggtgggggcCCAGCCCAGGTCccggcaggaggaggagtcaGCGGCGTTGCGCCGGCGTCAGCGGGACCACCCGCTCCTGGTGCCCCTGGCGgcccgccgcctccaccaccaccgcaatcATTATCACAGGGgggtcaacaacaaccaccccaacagcaacagcagcagcagcaacaacaaagtCAACAATCCCAACCTACGCAGCCGCAACAACACCTCGCATACCAGCAACATGCCATcccacaacaaccccaacaacccataATCCCCCTcgaacccccaccccccaacttCGTCATCAACTCCCGCGCCGCGATGCAAGCCACCCTCGACGCCTGGACCCTCCCGCGAGGCTACTCTATGCGCATCGCCGGCGCAAAAGTAACTGGCAAGCGAAAAGTCCGCTGGGTCTGCTTTCGCGGCGGCGAAGcccgccaccaccgacccCCCGTCGACCCCTCGGTGTTTGTCAAGGCCAAAGAGGAAGGCAGGCGCAAGCCCACTACCGATAGAACGTCCAAGAAATGCGGCTGTCTCTTCAAGTTTGAGGTCATCGAGACAGCTAAGGATTCTGACGTCTGGGTGCTGCATTACCCCAACGAGGAACATAAAGTCCATAATCATGGACCGAGCACCGACACCAGCGacccgagggcgaggaagctgCCGGATTTCGTGAGTGCCGAGGTGGACGGctggttgagggaggggaggttggtgagccAGATTCAGGAGGAGCttaggaggagggggtatGTCAATGTGTTGAATACGGATTTGTATAACcggaagagg
- a CDS encoding hypothetical protein (EggNog:ENOG503NTYT) encodes MAQSALLEVRQIQNDKLTSEYRGKLSNQFVDELKCSTLFQADWSELISAAPTALSLMGSLWVAAADPMAEKISMAKCMPTDGFRYMTKRAEPTLRSCLVDVCNNGGRAAFTKAGANMDALEINSRRICEERIPMVFKRLGPCTKGEEELEDFRDALDAFNKDAKRCAALATETREAFTKWGLMVGELNACTEAESGRASIQKDAIKIDEDVARVRAQFERIQEKTAVEEVKAAEVALKRAEKRLDTAIDKIPGPLENLVTGIVNGYFSAIPTIVSAAIPAIMASVSPVGAMTSAISSVKQGVGAVFPGGHAGAVPESAITAPAVLRDPSYAAAIAIRDLVNHYYEYLGGETGEFDQSKFVEHEEAGAQGIPQGVSYFLGTLEGQQAQLESTNTAANKKMQAVFSTLIKVTKDIRTHLREGENGMSDARLPADSLRKWKKSVKKAQQDVLRLSVAGNTASSTNVPNPFANIKVNPVDTSAQTAQLNSAMQAVQLAQSAADAKQDAYDSALKKQARTAAMMVEIQQKLTRLQAQGRTLEEIKSVLRSCISILVDLTVQIAKIEQFFTMLSTVIDEIILVRAAEFTTEMGKAGRRAKVNGRLKVDDLSKQTIYAATLQLKGYFSVLQDISSMYNRVDKPHVRDGLDLCSELSKGAALGNGTMEMQDRLTRYMEGSGAAVARIVKDKQEELTRGLRRRIDQAAKTALEIETAISSHGLVVDQEAKHAIQAGAETAKEDAKKQIEAAMWAGERDSSEEIDGNDW; translated from the exons ATGGCACAGTCAGCTCTCCTAGAGGTCCGGCAGATCCAAAACGACAAGCTCACGTCTGAGTATAGAGGCAAGCTCTCCAATCAGTTCGTCGATGAGTTGAAATGCTCTACGCTCTTTCAAGCCGACTGGTCCGAGCTCATCAGCGCCGCTCCCACTGCGCTCTCGTTGATGGGTTCTCTTTGGGTCGCAGCAGCAGACCCCATGGCCGAGAAGATTTCCATGGCCAAGTGCATGCCCACAGATGGTTTCCGATATATGACGAAGCGGGCTGAGCCAACGCTCAGATCATGCCTGGTTGATG TCTGCAACAACGGTGGACGAGCGGCCTTCACCAAAGCAGGTGCCAATATGGACGCACTGGAGATAAACAGCAGGCGTATCTGCGAGGAGCGG ATTCCTATGGTGTTCAAGCGTCTTGGGCCCTGCAcaaagggggaagaggagctggaggactTCCGCGATGCGCTTGACGCTTTCAACAAGGACGCAAAGCGATGCGCCGCTCTCGCCACCGAGACTCGCGAGGCATTCACAAAATGGGGCCTGATGGTCGGCGAGCTGAATGCCTGTACTGAAGCGGAATCCGGGAGAGCGTCGATTCAGAAGGACGCCATCAAGATTGACGAGGACGTGGCCAGGGTTCGGGCTCAATTCGAACGAATACAAGAGAAaacggcggtggaggaagtAAAAGCGGCCGAAGTGGCTCTCAAGCGAGCCGAGAAACGTCTCGACACAGCTATCGACAAAATTCCCGGGCCGCTGGAGAACCTCGTGACAGGTATTGTAAATGGGTACTTCTCGGCGATCCCCACCATCGTCTCTGCCGCTATTCCGGCCATTATGGCCAGCGTGAGTCCGGTGGGTGCAATGACTTCGGCAATCTCCTCGGTGAAGCAAGGCGTCGGCGCTGTGTTTCCTGGCGGCCACGCGGGCGCAGTCCCAGAATCAGCAATCACAGCCCCCGCAGTGCTAAGAGACCCCTCATACGCGGCAGCAATCGCGATTCGCGACTTGGTCAACCACTACTATGAGTATCTTGGTGGCGAGACTGGCGAATTTGATCAATCGAAGTTTGTCGAGCATGAAGAGGCTGGGGCTCAGGGGATTCCCCAAGGAGTGTCATACTTTCTTGGGACACTGGAAGGGCAGCAAGCCCAGCTGGAGTCCACAAATACTGCTGCCAACAAAAAAATGCAGGCTGTGTTCAGCACACTCATCAAA GTGACCAAGGACATTCGGACGCACTTGAGGGAAGGCGAGAATGGCATGTCTGATGCAAGGTTACCGGCTGACAGCCTGCGGAAATGGAAGAAGAGCGTCAAGAAAGCCCAGCAGGATGTCCTCCGCCTGAGCGTGGCTGGAAACACAGCTAGCTCTACCAATGTGCCGAATCCCTTTGCAAACATCAAAGTCAACCCAGTGGACACCTCAGCCC AGACTGCCCAGCTCAACTCAGCCATGCAAGCAGTCCAGCTGGCTCAGTCAGCGGCCGACGCCAAGCAAGACGCATACGACAGTGCCCTGAAGAAACAAGCCAGGACCGCagcgatgatggtggagatCCAGCAAAAGCTCACTCGACTCCAGGCGCAGGGCCGAACACTCGAGGAGATCAAGTCGGTTCTCCGCAGCTGTATCTCAATCCTGGTCGACCTCACGGTGCAGATTGCCAAGATCGAACAGTTCTTCACCATGCTGAGCACGGTCATCGACGAGATCATCCTGGTGCGCGCTGCCGAGTTCACGACCGAGATGGGCAAGGCCGGCCGGCGTGCCAAGGTCAACGGGCGGCTCAAGGTCGATGATCTATCAAAGCAGACCATCTACGCCGCGACGCTACAGCTCAAGGGCTACTTCTCAGTCTTGCAAGACATCAGCTCCATGTACAACCGAGTTGACAAGCCCCATGTACGCGACGGTCTGGACCTTTGCAGCGAGCTGTCCAAGGGCGCGGCTCTCGGAAATGGCACAATGGAGATGCAAGATCGGTTGACCAGATACATGGAGGGGTCCGGTGCCGCCGTCGCCAGAATTGTGAAGGACAAACAGGAAGAGCTCACTCGTGGTCTTCGCAGGCGCATCGATCAGGCGGCAAAGACAGCGCTCGAAATTGAGACGGCCATTTCCTCCCATGGGCTTGTTGTGGATCAGGAAGCGAAGCATGCCATCCAAGCTGGTGCTGAGACGGCCAAAGAGGATGCGAAGAAGCAAATAGAGGCAGCCATGTGGGCGGGCGAGAGAGACAGCTCAGAAGAAATTGACGGAAATGACTGGTGA
- a CDS encoding hypothetical protein (COG:S; EggNog:ENOG503PAUZ), producing the protein MATPTKLCIFCRSVEPISQPCAALPTSKAIELIAPLRAHEEALILGLQQQPSALCQRCAAFDIVRVFKDSNPLDNSKAEYHTLDYRHSSRQYEMDFGELASLVLSPSCPLCRLIFRIFPRVGLGTTDVMLKLVPFRSYVQRGGWNLFPAQLRTNPAIFLGVNSGGTSIINEREPRPLGGEVRRFGYRTGESIALAGTTRSGNARHLDRFVDFSRFSGALEDCIKNHGPTCQVTASPELSLTRMIDVIDRKVVPYPDGCDYFALSYVWGGVMPAADALDGKTLPDTIEDAIAVTCKLGRRYLWVDALCIDQTPNPTPIQRREKEKQLRIMDQIYSSATLTLVAVAGNNSNAGLPGVARPRTHQLRETIAGHTVFTVPPTVGEEIAASTWSTRAWTLQESMLSVRYLFFTSTQVEFACPEHRLPETLEITKTVPSWPQSMPGILKSVELVLSQWKQAPDDLLGSMYWTCIMDYTARRMTNDEDSLNALAGIIAVLEKNVPAAACVWGLPLAAFPRFLGWMHLCEGGTPKRRSAFPSWSWAGWEGEVSLNEALQMSREKRRMRFHDLTCDMEIQYLGVNGAQIEVEGWRVCLEIRTEPLSEAVLPGTDRIMGYIKERDFIHGNTIPSGGYECLVVERFAYRNSRDGPVYQKVFMIVLEFGGAGSGVARRKTFITLDTLAGVDFVCSGPRKERVVLE; encoded by the coding sequence ATGGCAACCCCAACCAAGCTCTGTATTTTTTGCCGCTCTGTGGAGCCCATCTCCCAACCCTGCGCTGCGCTTCCGACGTCAAAAGCCATCGAGCTGATTGCCCCTCTGCGAGCCCATGAGGAGGCACTCATCCTTGGactccagcaacaacccagCGCACTTTGCCAACGATGTGCCGCCTTCGACATTGTTCGGGTTTTCAAGGACTCAAACCCCTTGGACAATTCCAAGGCTGAGTACCACACGCTCGACTACCGCCACTCAAGTCGGCAGTACGAGATGGATTTCGGCGAACTGGCATCGCTGGTACTATCCCCATCCTGCCCGCTCTGTCGCTTGATTTTTCGAATCTTCCCCAGAGTAGGTCTTGGAACCACTGATGTCATGCTCAAGCTCGTACCATTCCGGTCCTACGTCCAACGAGGGGGATGGAACTTGTTTCCAGCGCAGTTGAGAACAAACCCGGCCATTTTCCTTGGTGTCAATTCAGGGGGCACCTCAATCATCAATGAGCGTGAACCTCGGCCACTGGGCGGCGAGGTTCGCCGCTTTGGATATAGGACTGGGGAGTCGATTGCGCTTGCTGGAACCACACGATCAGGCAATGCGAGACACCTTGACCGCTTTGTCGACTTCTCAAGATTCTCGGGGGCATTGGAAGACTGCATCAAGAATCACGGACCTACCTGCCAGGTCACTGCCTCACCGGAACTATCCCTCACGCGTATGATCGATGTCATTGACCGTAAAGTCGTCCCTTATCCTGACGGGTGCGACTACTTTGCCCTCAGCTATGTGTGGGGTGGCGTCATGCCGGCCGCAGATGCTCTGGATGGCAAGACGCTTCCCGACACGATCGAAGACGCCATCGCCGTCACATGTAAACTTGGTCGGCGCTATCTCTGGGTCGACGCCCTCTGCATCGATCAGACCCCAAACCCGACTCCCATCCAACGCagagaaaaggagaagcAACTCAGAATTATGGATCAGATCTACTCCTCTGCCACACTCACCCTCGTTGCCGTGGCAGGCAACAACTCTAATGCTGGCCTTCCCGGGGTGGCCCGCCCCCGCACTCACCAATTGCGCGAGACCATCGCAGGCCACACCGTCTTCACCGTTCCCCCAACCGTTGGGGAAGAGATCGCTGCCTCCACTTGGTCAACACGCGCATGGACACTACAGGAATCGATGCTTTCAGTCCGTtacctcttcttcaccagcaCCCAGGTCGAGTTTGCCTGTCCTGAGCACAGGTTGCCTGAAACACTGGAAATTACAAAGACTGTGCCAAGCTGGCCCCAGTCAATGCCGGGAATTTTGAAGAGTGTAGAGTTGGTATTGAGTCAGTGGAAGCAGGCACCTGATGATCTACTCGGCTCCATGTATTGGACTTGTATTATGGATTATACGGCTCGACGGATGACGAATGATGAGGATTCGCTCAACGCGCTGGCCGGGATCATTGCGGTCTTGGAGAAGAACGTTCCAGCTGCGGCGTGTGTCTGGGGGCTTCCGTTGGCAGCCTTTCCACGGTTCTTGGGGTGGATGCATCTCTGCGAAGGCGGGACCCCGAAGAGAAGAAGCGCATTTCCGAGCTGGTCATGGGCcggttgggaaggggaggtgtCACTCAATGAGGCGCTGCAGATGTCcagggagaagagaagaatgCGATTTCATGACTTGACATGCGACATGGAGATTCAATACTTGGGTGTGAATGGGGCCCAGATCGAGGTGGAAGGATGGCGAGTTTGTTTGGAGATACGCACTGAGCCACTCAGCGAGGCTGTGCTTCCTGGGACAGATAGGATTATGGGGTACATCAAAGAGCGAGATTTTATTCACGGCAATACGATTCCTTCTGGCGGATATGAGTGTTTGGTCGTTGAGAGGTTTGCCTACCGAAACAGCAGGGATGGACCGGTATATCAGAAGGTCTTCATGATTGTTTTGGAATTTGGCGGAGCTGGCTCTGGGGTTGCCAGGAGGAAGACATTCATCACACTTGATACTTTGGCAGGAGTGGACTTTGTATGCTCGGGGCCTAGGAAGGAGAGAGTGGTGTTAGAGTAA